One Deltaproteobacteria bacterium PRO3 genomic window carries:
- a CDS encoding methyltransferase domain-containing protein, whose translation MIRFPKPLEDFLLPFLKREFYRGTRRASFAERPFGGEDLRFFAKGVAQLSELFTSDRANLQAGYLNQPQLRAAYLLYFLPINYAKTRYVLEKIPEKFWRRDKFRVLDLGCGPGSASLAFAGMLSEKNPGAELELVLVEQNANILKDAQRLLEAAAPGLKLQVRAFPLWLHGFRFQGKYDLILMSHVLNELVQLSAQDRAEWLSPRLDEHLAEDGLVALLEPALRRPTRELMALRDHLVESGELGVLAPCLHDQVCPMLAATRGDWCHFYVDCEEPEYLRELDRLVKNDNRFLKVAYLLLGRKKAWQEARPQDRDLFRVVSNRMQTRGKIEVVLCGAPGRLSLYRLDRERRAENRDLDEIRRGDLMRLQGWKGKGFKVSWTLRLDPKWTVKRIP comes from the coding sequence ATGATCCGTTTTCCAAAACCCCTCGAAGACTTCCTCCTCCCCTTCCTCAAGCGCGAGTTCTACCGCGGCACGCGCCGTGCTTCCTTCGCCGAGCGACCCTTCGGCGGCGAGGACCTGCGCTTCTTCGCCAAGGGGGTGGCGCAGCTCTCCGAGCTCTTCACCTCCGACCGCGCCAACCTGCAGGCCGGCTACCTGAACCAGCCGCAGCTGCGCGCGGCCTACCTGCTGTATTTCCTGCCGATCAATTACGCCAAGACGCGCTACGTCCTGGAGAAGATCCCCGAAAAATTCTGGCGACGCGACAAATTCCGCGTCCTCGACCTGGGCTGCGGGCCCGGCTCGGCCTCGCTGGCCTTTGCGGGGATGCTGTCGGAAAAAAATCCCGGCGCCGAGCTCGAGCTCGTCCTAGTCGAGCAAAACGCCAACATCCTGAAAGACGCGCAGCGGCTCCTCGAGGCCGCCGCGCCCGGGCTCAAGCTCCAGGTCCGCGCCTTCCCGCTCTGGCTGCACGGCTTCCGCTTCCAGGGAAAATACGACCTGATCCTGATGAGCCACGTCTTGAACGAGCTCGTCCAACTCTCGGCCCAGGATCGCGCCGAATGGCTCTCCCCTCGGCTGGACGAACATCTTGCCGAAGACGGCTTGGTCGCCCTTCTCGAGCCGGCGCTGCGGCGCCCGACCCGCGAGCTGATGGCCCTGCGCGACCACCTGGTCGAATCGGGCGAGCTCGGCGTGCTGGCGCCCTGCTTGCACGACCAGGTCTGCCCCATGCTGGCCGCCACGCGCGGCGACTGGTGCCACTTCTACGTGGACTGTGAAGAGCCCGAATATTTGCGAGAGCTCGACCGGCTGGTGAAAAACGACAACCGCTTCCTGAAGGTCGCCTATCTCTTACTGGGCCGGAAGAAAGCTTGGCAGGAGGCGCGCCCCCAAGACCGCGATCTGTTCCGAGTGGTCAGCAACCGCATGCAGACGCGCGGCAAGATCGAGGTCGTGCTCTGCGGCGCCCCCGGGCGCCTCAGTCTCTACCGCCTCGACCGCGAGCGGCGCGCCGAAAATCGGGACCTCGACGAGATCCGCCGCGGCGACCTGATGCGATTGCAGGGCTGGAAGGGCAAGGGCTTCAAGGTGTCCTGGACCCTGCGCCTGGACCCCAAATGGACGGTGAAAAGAATTCCTTAG
- a CDS encoding ABC transporter ATP-binding protein — MVTTVYALDNVSLSYEALPVLKDLGFAIREREFVGVLGPNGCGKTTLLNLLAGVLQPTAGEIRLYERELRAYSRREAARIISVLPQETFIEFPFTALEVVLMGRAPYLGSFQWESPRDLQIAREAMRLTDCLGFAERDIRLLSGGERERVLLARALAQEPKVLLLDEPTTHLDLQHQAEIYRLLKRLHAERDLTLVVVLHDLSFAATACGRLLLFAEGRLKADGEPEAVMRPETLREVFGTEVLSGTHPETGRPYFLPKLP, encoded by the coding sequence CTGGTGACGACGGTCTACGCGCTGGACAACGTCTCCCTCTCCTACGAGGCCCTGCCGGTGCTGAAGGACCTGGGCTTCGCGATCCGCGAGCGCGAGTTTGTCGGCGTCCTCGGTCCCAACGGCTGCGGCAAAACCACGCTGCTCAATCTCTTGGCCGGCGTCTTGCAACCTACGGCGGGAGAGATCCGGCTCTACGAGCGCGAGCTCCGCGCCTACTCGCGCCGCGAGGCCGCGCGGATCATCTCGGTCCTGCCGCAGGAGACCTTCATCGAGTTTCCCTTCACCGCCCTCGAGGTCGTCCTGATGGGACGCGCCCCCTATCTGGGAAGCTTCCAATGGGAAAGCCCCCGCGACCTCCAGATCGCGCGCGAGGCGATGCGGCTCACCGACTGCCTCGGCTTCGCCGAGCGCGATATCCGCCTGCTCTCCGGCGGCGAGCGCGAGCGGGTCCTGCTGGCGCGGGCCCTCGCCCAGGAGCCGAAGGTCTTGCTGCTGGACGAGCCGACGACGCACCTCGACTTGCAGCACCAAGCCGAGATCTACCGCCTCCTGAAGCGCCTGCACGCCGAGCGCGACTTGACCCTCGTCGTGGTCCTCCACGACCTGAGCTTCGCCGCGACGGCCTGCGGACGCCTGCTGCTTTTTGCGGAAGGTCGACTCAAGGCCGACGGAGAACCGGAAGCCGTGATGCGGCCCGAGACCCTGCGGGAGGTCTTCGGCACCGAGGTCTTGAGCGGCACCCATCCCGAGACCGGCAGGCCTTATTTTTTACCCAAGCTTCCCTAA
- a CDS encoding energy transducer TonB, with amino-acid sequence MSRRLAITLSASIALHLGLLAFLFWVSQWSQRRVATLSDAGGVVWYNLNPGGAGSGGEGGLGAPQAADPQATAPTSEAQAPRPPKPAKKSDEALTERPAKAIPAKPPRLKIIPKPSVAEEGAKRPSEKTSLPPGLPGPGEGDVSGAKTGPGGGEGAGLGGGEGTGSGGGKGPGGVGAPGSGGSGSGGEASAILARIRQKIARAKRYPRQARSEELEGVAGLQFEINPDGSVAYVNLTSSSGHRILDEEAVATVRRAAPFPYYAGPIRFSLRFSLKDNL; translated from the coding sequence ATGTCCCGCCGCCTCGCCATCACCCTGAGCGCCTCGATCGCGCTTCACCTGGGCCTGCTCGCTTTTCTTTTTTGGGTCAGCCAATGGTCGCAGCGGCGCGTTGCCACCTTGAGCGACGCCGGCGGGGTGGTTTGGTACAACCTGAACCCCGGCGGCGCAGGCAGCGGCGGTGAGGGCGGGCTGGGCGCTCCGCAGGCCGCGGATCCCCAGGCCACGGCGCCGACATCCGAAGCGCAAGCGCCGAGGCCGCCGAAGCCGGCGAAAAAATCCGACGAGGCCTTGACGGAGCGGCCCGCCAAGGCGATACCCGCGAAGCCGCCGCGGCTCAAGATCATCCCCAAGCCGTCGGTCGCCGAGGAAGGCGCGAAACGCCCCAGCGAAAAGACCTCCCTCCCTCCCGGCCTGCCGGGTCCCGGCGAGGGGGACGTCTCCGGCGCGAAGACGGGGCCGGGCGGCGGCGAGGGCGCGGGACTGGGCGGCGGCGAAGGTACCGGCAGCGGCGGCGGCAAGGGCCCCGGCGGAGTCGGCGCGCCGGGCAGCGGCGGGTCCGGCAGCGGCGGCGAGGCTTCGGCGATCCTGGCGCGCATCCGGCAGAAGATCGCGCGGGCCAAGCGCTACCCGCGCCAGGCGCGCTCCGAGGAACTGGAGGGCGTCGCGGGCCTGCAATTCGAGATCAACCCCGACGGCTCGGTCGCCTACGTGAACCTCACCAGCAGCAGCGGGCATCGCATCCTGGACGAGGAGGCCGTCGCGACGGTGCGGCGCGCCGCGCCTTTTCCCTATTATGCGGGGCCGATCCGGTTTAGCCTGCGCTTCAGCTTGAAGGACAATTTGTAA
- a CDS encoding iron ABC transporter permease, with the protein MNAAPLNFRRFAVVLSGLVLLLAAAVALSLAFGGGRLDLAAAWGDTASPEHDILFYSRLPRVLLGLIVGFALSSGGVAFQSLLRNPMADPYILGVSGGAALGSVVAVSLGLAFTWVSSVAFVSALASLLLIYWIAQTKGRLPVYTLLLTGVIFNAFSFALIMFINSLVSFEQAHRIWYLMVGSLEAESYGKIAVTGGFVLAGFLLLFLHAGKMNLMALGDSSAQYLGLDVEKFRRHIFFAASLMIGATVSLSGLIGFVGLFIPHMVRLRLGSDHRLLLPASALFGAAFLVLADLAARTVLSGSDYQTQIPVGVLTALIGGPFFVYLVKKPSSRGAW; encoded by the coding sequence ATGAACGCCGCGCCCCTCAACTTCCGCCGCTTCGCCGTCGTCCTCTCCGGCCTGGTGCTCCTGCTCGCCGCGGCGGTCGCCCTAAGCCTGGCCTTCGGCGGCGGGCGCCTCGATCTGGCGGCGGCCTGGGGCGATACCGCGAGCCCCGAGCACGACATCCTCTTCTACTCGCGGCTGCCGCGGGTCCTGCTGGGCCTCATCGTCGGCTTCGCCCTCTCCAGCGGCGGCGTCGCCTTCCAGAGCCTGCTGCGCAACCCGATGGCCGACCCTTACATCCTGGGCGTCTCCGGCGGCGCCGCGCTCGGGAGCGTGGTCGCGGTCTCGCTGGGGCTCGCCTTCACCTGGGTGAGCTCGGTGGCCTTCGTCTCCGCCCTCGCCTCGCTGCTGCTGATCTACTGGATCGCCCAGACCAAGGGCCGCCTGCCCGTCTACACCCTGCTGCTCACCGGCGTCATCTTCAACGCCTTCAGCTTCGCGCTCATCATGTTCATCAACTCGCTGGTCAGCTTCGAGCAGGCGCACCGCATTTGGTACCTCATGGTCGGCTCGCTCGAGGCCGAGAGCTACGGGAAGATCGCGGTGACGGGCGGCTTCGTCCTGGCCGGATTCCTGCTTCTCTTCCTGCACGCCGGAAAAATGAACCTGATGGCCCTGGGCGACTCCAGCGCCCAATACCTGGGCCTCGACGTCGAGAAATTCCGCCGCCACATCTTCTTCGCCGCCTCCCTCATGATCGGCGCGACGGTCAGCCTCTCGGGCCTGATCGGCTTCGTCGGCCTCTTCATCCCACACATGGTGCGGCTCAGGCTCGGTTCCGACCACCGCCTGCTGCTGCCCGCCTCGGCCCTGTTCGGCGCCGCCTTCCTCGTCTTGGCCGACTTGGCCGCGCGCACGGTCTTAAGCGGCTCCGATTACCAGACGCAGATCCCGGTCGGCGTCCTCACCGCCCTGATCGGTGGGCCCTTTTTCGTCTACCTCGTGAAAAAACCCTCGAGCCGAGGTGCCTGGTGA